In a single window of the Bradyrhizobium sp. ORS 285 genome:
- a CDS encoding response regulator transcription factor — protein MRVLVVEDDPQLGIWLRDTLATAFGSSDVVTTLDEGRAAIAVRNFELVVIDRGLPDGDGLALLPDLRQQKPSPATVVLTALDDPADIARALDEGADDYVAKPFEPIELVARARAVLRRLSLDRGAMVSIANLTYDIVNRAVTVDQTPIVVPRRELAILEALVRRSGRVVLRETLESAAYGFEDEIQSNAIEAHVSRLRRRLREANCKATIKPVRGLGYLMSGE, from the coding sequence GTGCGCGTACTGGTCGTTGAGGATGATCCGCAGCTCGGAATCTGGCTGCGGGATACGCTCGCAACGGCCTTCGGCTCGTCCGACGTCGTCACCACGCTGGATGAGGGACGCGCCGCGATCGCCGTGCGCAATTTTGAGCTCGTCGTGATCGATCGCGGCCTGCCCGATGGCGACGGGCTGGCGCTGTTGCCGGATCTGCGGCAGCAGAAGCCGAGCCCGGCGACCGTCGTGCTGACCGCGCTCGACGATCCCGCCGATATCGCCCGCGCCCTCGACGAGGGCGCCGACGACTATGTCGCCAAGCCGTTCGAGCCGATCGAGCTGGTCGCGCGGGCGCGCGCGGTGCTGCGCCGGCTATCGCTCGATCGCGGCGCGATGGTCTCCATCGCCAACCTGACCTACGACATCGTCAACCGCGCGGTCACTGTCGATCAGACGCCGATCGTCGTGCCGCGCCGCGAGCTGGCGATCCTCGAGGCGCTGGTCCGCCGCAGCGGCCGTGTCGTCCTGCGCGAAACGCTGGAATCGGCGGCCTACGGCTTCGAGGACGAGATCCAGTCGAATGCGATCGAGGCGCATGTGTCGCGGCTGCGCCGCCGTTTGCGCGAGGCCAATTGCAAGGCCACGATCAAGCCGGTGCGCGGCCTCGGCTATCTCATGAGCGGCGAGTGA
- a CDS encoding HAMP domain-containing sensor histidine kinase, giving the protein MKVRWQKLARIRRSITLLSATLIGIVSTIMLICAAALLIRFGGDDDGTWGAADVADALKEAVARDAGGKLLVKQTARLDKIIQDFPTFWYVVSDKSGEVSYGPIPKWRPHKNPSTQDGTSFLAYAIDGETRNLKRMTAVRNTPVGEVWIETGGVAYTSTQLMLGTLTDATIVALPIILVLLATVVAALVFMPALIARPVRAVARAAELIDGVPDGRRLPEQDAPAELLPLVTAFNRALSRIDHAAEAQRNFLSNAAHELRTPLTNARTMLETIQDPGLRARLVAENQKLSSIVTMLLQLARISMEPIEPTEIDLVALARRVTAEHVPMALKAELEIGFVAPETPVWIQGSEPAIAVALSNLIRNAVTHAGSGGPILVDVNPAAQLSVIDSGPGLDSDQPERLLQPFERGHARGDGMGLGLSIVSQVMATHQGRVELRETPGGGTTVELSFARAAAQPSSASVTGEAALPLRRRAVVKA; this is encoded by the coding sequence ATGAAGGTCAGGTGGCAGAAGCTCGCGCGCATCCGGCGGTCCATCACGTTGCTGTCGGCGACGTTGATCGGCATCGTCAGCACCATCATGCTGATCTGCGCCGCTGCCCTGCTGATCCGGTTCGGCGGCGACGATGACGGCACCTGGGGTGCCGCCGATGTCGCCGATGCCTTGAAGGAGGCGGTGGCGCGCGACGCCGGCGGCAAGCTGCTGGTCAAGCAGACGGCGCGGCTCGACAAGATCATCCAGGACTTTCCGACCTTCTGGTACGTCGTCTCCGACAAGAGCGGCGAGGTCAGCTACGGGCCGATCCCGAAATGGCGGCCGCACAAGAATCCGTCGACGCAGGACGGCACCAGCTTCCTGGCCTATGCCATCGACGGCGAGACCCGCAACCTCAAGCGCATGACCGCGGTCCGCAACACGCCGGTCGGCGAGGTCTGGATCGAGACCGGCGGCGTCGCCTACACCTCGACCCAGCTGATGCTGGGCACGCTGACCGATGCGACGATCGTCGCGCTCCCGATCATTCTCGTCCTGTTGGCCACGGTGGTTGCGGCGCTCGTGTTCATGCCGGCGCTGATCGCGCGCCCGGTTCGCGCAGTGGCGAGGGCGGCCGAGCTGATCGACGGCGTGCCGGATGGCCGACGCCTGCCGGAGCAGGATGCCCCGGCCGAGCTGCTGCCGCTGGTCACCGCGTTCAATCGCGCTTTGTCGCGCATCGACCATGCCGCCGAGGCGCAGCGCAACTTCCTCTCCAATGCCGCGCATGAGCTGAGGACGCCGCTGACCAATGCGCGCACGATGCTCGAGACGATTCAGGATCCCGGCCTGCGCGCGCGGCTGGTGGCCGAGAACCAGAAGCTGTCGTCGATCGTCACCATGCTGCTGCAGCTCGCGCGCATCTCGATGGAGCCGATCGAGCCGACCGAGATCGATCTCGTTGCTCTGGCGCGGCGCGTGACCGCGGAGCATGTTCCGATGGCGCTGAAGGCGGAGCTCGAGATCGGTTTTGTTGCGCCGGAGACGCCGGTCTGGATCCAAGGCTCCGAGCCTGCGATCGCGGTGGCGCTCTCGAACCTGATCAGGAATGCGGTCACGCATGCCGGCTCGGGCGGTCCGATCCTGGTCGACGTCAATCCCGCCGCGCAGCTGAGCGTGATCGATTCGGGCCCCGGCCTGGACTCCGATCAGCCCGAGCGCCTGCTGCAGCCGTTCGAGCGCGGACACGCGCGCGGCGACGGCATGGGGCTCGGGCTTTCGATCGTGTCGCAGGTCATGGCCACGCATCAGGGGCGCGTCGAACTCCGGGAGACGCCGGGCGGCGGCACCACCGTCGAGCTGAGCTTTGCGCGCGCAG